TCGCAAGGTTGACAAGttttcagaaatagaaacaTTCTACGACTGTGCGATCACCAGATTTCCAATTTCTGACTCTACTAAACTAGAAGGGAGCTGGGGGACGAAATGTAGGGCCACCGGCGAGAATGCTCATTACCTCGGCTGGGTCGAAATTGAGAGGACAGTCTTAGGAGTTCATCTTAGACAAGTCACATTTGGGGGAAGCTCTGGCAACTGTTCACCTCCAGGACATGATTCTAGATTAAGTATTTGGAGATTGGAGAGACCACTCACCGTGGTGGGTAATTCGTATATACCTGTGTATGAAAAGTCGAGGATCCTCAAATAAGACAATCTCCcaatttttttggggattttacCTCTCATGAAGTAACATCTACTAGCATGCaactcttcaagcttctccatcAGCCAGATTGCACTTGGTAATCTTGTTATCCCAACTAGGTTGTTTATTCTAAGTACTTTCAGTTGCTTtagtttgccaattgaattaggCAATCCAGATATTTTAGTGCTTGACAAGTCCAGGATTCTCAAACAAGACAGGCTCCCAATTTCTTCGGGGATTTCGCCGGTCAAGTTGCCACATCCACTAGCGTCCAACTCTTCAAGTATCTCCATCAACCCGATCGCACTTGGTAATCTTGTTATCCCCCTTATGCGGTTTATCCTAAGTACTTTCAGTTGCTTTAAATTGCCGATTGAATCAGGTAGGTGATCCAAACTTGTCGATGACAAATCCAACTCCACTAATGATTGCAATTCCCCAATCGAATCTGGAAGTTCTTTTATCTTCGTACACTCAGATAAATTCAACCGCCTAAGTTTCACCAACCCTCCAATCGAGCATGGCAATTTGCTAATCCGACTATGTGACATATCAAAGGTCAACAATGACCGCAAATTACCAAACGTCTCTGGAAGTCTACGTAGCGTATTAGGCATGACAATCTCTATCAAAGCTTGTAGACATCCTATTTCTTCAGGCAACTTTTCAAGAGAGTCACATCCCTTCAAGTTCAAATCGGTTAGATGCTCTAATTTACCGATGGATGCATCAATTTCAACTAAGTTGCAACAGCcttcaagaatcaatctctccaaggACACCAACATAGATAAATCAGGTGTTCTCATTAAGTAGTTACAATAGCTGAGATCTAGTACTTTAAGTTTGCTTGTCGCCTGCAaaacaatttgataaaatataaaataagaaacaatCGGTACTCAAAAAAGGACTGGAGAAATGATATACGTGTACAAGGAGTGGGACTTGTATCATACCCTAATATGGTTCCAACCAATCCATTTCTCTGAAATATCACTGCATGAAACGTCAAGAATGACTAGATTAGGAAGATGAAAGTTCGTCGCCACAAACTCATAAGGGCAACATCGCCAAGAAAGCCATGTTAAACGAGAGAGAAGATTATTAAAGTCTCCAGCAAGGAAGACCCCATTCCCTTCAAAGAACCTCAGGTTTCGTAAATTAGCGACTTCATCTTGCGTTACAACGTCTCCACGATATCCTAGTGACAGTGCTTCTATTTCCTCACTTCCCTGACAATGAAAACACCAAGAAGTCCACATGTGAAGattaaaagcaaacaatttGAAGCGCTAATAGCGATtagcttttccttttgcaagAATGGTCTTCAACAATTCACAGGAAAAAAAGTGGTTCCATTTTTTACCTCTTTTCGCTTCAGAATGTTCAAGGCTTCCTCGTGATTCCACACTCTACTACGCTTGCAAGGATTTTTGAAATTCTCTTGATGGACAATTTCCCTTCCGAGATCGCGcacttggtcatgcatccaaaaagtGTTGTCATCTTTGATTTTAATCAAGGACATGAGAAAGAGGGCTTCAATGGCATTGTGTGGGTAGTATCCACATTCATCCCACATGTAGAAGGGGTATGTTCTATtcttattaacaaaaaaacaagctatatcCAAAAATACTTGCTTTTGTGCATCATCTAATCTTTCATAAGTTATCATCAATGTTCTTTGGACTTCCATGGGAGGAGCTTTTTGTAGCTTCTTGCATGTGTCTACCCATAATGCTTTGGATTTACCAGAAAGGAATGAACCCGTAACCTCCAATGCTAAAGGAAGCTTTCCCAAAGTGGAGACAACATTTTTCGAAAGGGAAGCATAATGATATGGTGGAGAGTCTCTTCTAAAGGCATGCCTACTGAAAAGCATAAGAGCATGCTCAAATTCCATTTCTTGTACTTCGTAAGTTGAAGTTTTTGTAGGCTTTTTTGCAAGGACTTCGCCTATTACTTCTCCCTCGGCCATTAGGACACTTCTATTCCTAGTAGTTACGATTATCCTACTACCAGAGCCAAACCAATTACCTTTTTCTGCTAGACTTTTGAGTTGCTCTTTATCATCAACATCGTCAAGAACAATGAGCacttttcttttgcaaagtACTCTCTTAATCACGTTGGTACCATCATCAACATCATGAATTTGGTCGACAGATCTAGAATCCAAGAACTTGGATAacaattgtttttgcaaatataCCGGACCTCGGCGTTGGGATGACTCTCGGATATCCGAAAGGAAATTACAACCTTCGAAATGAGAAGACAGTTGGTTGTAGACAACCTTGGCAAGTGTCGTTTTGCTAATCCCGCCTATTCCATGGATTCCAAGAAATTGGACACCATCATATTCCACATCCAACATTCTGATTATAGAATGTACTcgatcatcaactccaactaGATGTTCAGTCACATTTTTAAATCTGACATTTAGCTTAACCAAAACAGTTTGAATTACGGATTGGATCGGATCTCCCTGGCTGCCATAAGGTAACAACTATGTTAGCAATAACTTTTATATTGTAGAACTACTAGCTAAGTGACTCAATTGCCATCAGATGCTGAGTAAATTACACAAAAGAAATCTAGACCCCAAAACGATCATTTCTTTTACATGACTATATCACCAATAATACAATAACGAGACTGGGGAGGAAAGCAAATCTACAGATGAcagttgaaaagtttaagacattTACCCTTCATCTTTCTTCAAGTTCCACCCCTTAATCTCGTCCACCTCGATAAGAGACTTTTCCCATGACTCTACTTCAGTGCTAAACTGCTTCTCATACTTTGAAAGGGCTTGGCtatataattttgttttaagTTTGACATCAGCAGGTTCCACATTGAAGAAAATGGGCAGAATCTCTTTGCTGTCATTTGATTTCGAGGTGCACTCTACCATGTATGTGAGCTCGTGGAGGCACCAATGACTCGAAGCATAATTTGTGGAAAATATGGGAATATAGATCTTGGACTTCTCAATTGCTTGCAGAAGTTCACCACCAATTCTTTCGCCAACGCGAAGGGATTCATCATCCCTGAAGACGAGGATCCCGGCACTAGTCATGCCATGGTAAAGACAATCGGTGAATCCATGACGGGTATCGGGTCCTCGAAAGCTTAGAAAAACCTCATACGAAGGTCCGGATGATGCCCTCGAAGTTGTCCCTTTCTCCATTGTAGGATCTTCAAACGCCATGGATATTgaatcctttctttctctcagGAAAGTTTGCTTTGGGTGTGCTTGGATCTGAGCGTGGGCTCTCAATACAATAACCTCCGGGGATTAGGAAATGAAGCCAGCTGTGCTAAAGAGATCGGAGAGCTGTTTTTACGGAGATGGCCCGCCTAGTTTAGGCGACGGGCCATAGATGGTCAATCTATGATTAATATATGAGTCCGCAATGTCATGGAATCGTAGAAAGAGAATGAGTTTTGTGAGAGGTGGTTGAGTTTATAGATCATCCATTCAAGCCAAGTGGAAGACCGAACCACTATGAATTTGTTTTGCATCTCTTCTATCTCATTAATTCTTTTATATCTGTTTAATAGAAGATACCGATTCTGCATAACTGTTTTCCAATATAGCAACGTATTCTACACGTCCTtcggaaaaacaaaaatgatagtaataatttttcctaaaacaaCAAATTCGCCTCCTCTCAGTCGATGTGCTTATCGATTTATCAGGAAATATCTTTGGTTATTGAATgtgtgaaaatgagaaaaaatggtCTTCGTCTTCTGCAGCATTGCTAGGCAATTGCTTTGGGTGGTTGAACCGGACTTGAACGTGGAAACAGAGAAGATCTGAAGATTTGAATGAAAAAAAGGCATGCGGTTTACGAAATTGTTCCGAAATTCTGATCCGTTATTAAAAGAAATGCCCAAAGATAGAGGGCGGTCCACAGTCCACTATTAAAAGATTTGGTGTGATTGTGTTTGTTTCTTTCGGCAACATTATTGTGTTTAATAAGATTGAAAGCACGTCATCGTTATTTGTCTTGGTCTTTTATTATGTCGTAGGTGTTGGTCTTTATTATATCTTCGAGCTAGGTAACTTGGACGGCACCTTAGGTTGTGGTTAATGATAGAGAAACGATTCGAAGTGTCCGACGTTTCACATGTTTCTTCCGGAATGCAGCCAAAACTCGAAAGACTATGGAAACTTCTTGCAATTGTGACAGGATGACAAACAAGAAGAATAATTAAATGTGTGCAGATAGCTTAGATACATTTGTTTAGAGTGTGCATCTTTTGTCGTGTTCCCGAATTTTCTCCAATTAACAAAAACCTAATTATAATTGTAGGGATGGGGGTGGGATTTTACCTGTTATGTATGACCCCCTCGAAGTAGTCTAACAAACAGTGTTCGAATTTAATCCATACTATTACCTAATAATGGATTGATTAGCAAAGTCCTCAATGgaaattattttgtttaatgGAGATGTAAACATGAGCAGCTTGCCTCATTCATATGGGATAAATGTATTACTCCGAGACATGGCTTCCTCCTGTGGCTAGCCACCCTCAACCGACTCCCGACCCAGGTATTTTTGCTGAACTACCGTAGAATTACGGATGGTGTATGCGGCTTTTGTCGATGTAGACCAGACTCGGTCGATCATTTATATTTTGCATGTAAAGCCACGGCCACTCTTATCTTGGCTTGGGCGGACAGATGCAATTTGGTCTGGAGGAACCGGACTTGGCGGGAAAATCTCCATTGGGTCATTAACAATACTAGAGGCCATCATTTCTATCAATGTATCGCTCGGTTATCCTTTGCGGCTGCATGTCATATTATATGGACAGAACGCAATCACATTCTGTTCGGAGATCGTGCTTTCTTTGGACCCGCACTTTTGAAGCATCCGGAGAGGGTTGTCCAGGACTGAGCCCTCACTTTTGATCATGTAGAGGACACGCCACGTAATAGGCGGGTACAACTTAAATGGGGGATCTCTGTTTCTATCTTTGATTAGGGAGTTGCTGCACCTGTTTGTGGTGGTCCTTATATTTAGGGCTATATGTTTTGCCCTTTTGTTCCTAGTTGCCGTGTATATGTGATTCGGCCTCACTCTGCTATTGCttagtgttgacgcctaaattttgactaatcttttttttgcataaaaattagaactaattttagttctaaataaaaatcatctcacatatttatttttagcgtacattgcattggcatataattgggcaagcagaacacttaatttagcatgcgtctagactaggcacgggatggaaaaatacaccgagaagatttgaaacttcagggactgtattgcaaatacttaaaatttcagggactgcattgcaaatacttggaacttcggggactgtattgcaaataccaaaagaagatgaagaagggaagatgaagaagggaagatgaagaaggaaagatgatgaagggaaggtgatgaagggaagataaaaatggaaggtgaagaaatgaagatgaagaagggaagatgaaaatggaaggtgaagaaatgaagatgaagaagggaagatgaaaatggaaggtgaagaaatgaagatgaagaatgaagggtggagaaatttagctataaaagagggagagttcttgagaattgaggaggagaattttggtgatagagaaggtagagagctcttgagaagagttttaggggggagtggaagagaattgagagagttttgagagagttttttgagaggaatttttagagaggaaaaagagagttcttgagaaaaatcagaagagaaaattcgagagtgaagaaaagagttttagtcgagcatcatcttcgacgagtcccgacacatatttcgcctctcgccacccaacaacgccattgcttgccattttcgacgacagccgcgttcttccagctccgagatcttgaagggaactataacgtgtatgtgagtaagattttgtgtaatagaaggtaatcatttccatctcgatctacaaaaatgtaatcgtttggtttgaacatttgtttgtttattttagacatgccacgtgttccaaattttagcattattacatgttaatttatttttataaatactcgtgatcggctgcgttttctttctttctaaatcatccatggtgtatattgcacaaagttcattgttttacattctcataaaaaagaagaagaaaaaaatcaaaaaaattgcatctttgaatttcaagtaaaatccatcaaaattgccaaatcaaatatttttcatgaaaatggtaccgaaagggcgttagagtaatctagcgtaaccaaatccccgaattcaaaatctccggttcgcagaaataagatagttttctcccgctattttatttaggtttctaatcaacctaccgaaaatgattagtggcgactccaaattcaaatcacattgcatgttaattatttgaactttaagttgcgatttggtatggacttgggagagtccgagttaggttagttaattaattaacctaataatccattagcccgaaaattaacccgtctattttttttgaaggtcgcgacagcttggcgactccgctggggactcaaagaggacttaggccagataatttcatgaaaaagaaatcacttgatttggcttgGTGAAttagaattgtgatttaacttttgaatcattgaagcggtgtttgcttttaattgttgtgcatgatttatcgtctttgcactacactgcacacaacccgtgaccggacctgggtcacactaatagttttaagatggtatttagatggtcctttaaccttggcggtaaggcttcgctaaaggttatcccatccggatcccgaaatttttttttaaaaatggctcaagggtcgttcttatgcacgtgaggctacgatgcatgagaattgcccttgtcgaccgaaccaagccgaagtgattggacccgactagtcatgactattgtacgcgaggttgcgactagtcatgatgactgtgcgcgaggctgcgacatgtcgtttcgttcatcatttcactttgcaaaagccttttggatagatagaataagatttaaactcacaattcatgcgcatgtctttgtgattggcattttcttcgtatgagaggtaatttcttgtctcttgtaccctgttatctcatttttattttgggccggtccatggtttaggttgattgtttagaagtttcattgtcttatttctaatttcgcactttgcttccgcagcttttacaatttcattagttgtcctcaattctgatttggcttattcctgttgtgcgatttttactaaattctacgatcgagctttgagtaagtgccaaacacgaaagttgtagacctatgtttcaactaatatcttgtaaaatttcagaattaaattcataatttaatatggcccttcgttttttcaacaacatgcggttataacagttttctgaacgtgatttttttggaaagacacattaaactgatttgatctgtgcatttctagtctgattggccaacataaaagttgttcatcaccttctcaactataagctcgtaaaatttggacatgttttgatcaacgtgcgaattaatacgaattttttcataaaagcggacaaactgaaaattacatgtttcaatcctttggtcataatcactttgttcgtttgagtctagagggatgtcatgggccggctcgctattcttgctccctgtactcattttgggtttgttactgcatacaggtaatttatcacggatcctccacatattactcgatcggtcgcaaagaggatggccgacattaacgctgccgttagtgctgccctagacgagaaacttggctccttgatcgagcgcttt
The genomic region above belongs to Rhodamnia argentea isolate NSW1041297 chromosome 6, ASM2092103v1, whole genome shotgun sequence and contains:
- the LOC115732563 gene encoding disease resistance protein RPV1-like → MAFEDPTMEKGTTSRASSGPSYEVFLSFRGPDTRHGFTDCLYHGMTSAGILVFRDDESLRVGERIGGELLQAIEKSKIYIPIFSTNYASSHWCLHELTYMVECTSKSNDSKEILPIFFNVEPADVKLKTKLYSQALSKYEKQFSTEVESWEKSLIEVDEIKGWNLKKDEGQGDPIQSVIQTVLVKLNVRFKNVTEHLVGVDDRVHSIIRMLDVEYDGVQFLGIHGIGGISKTTLAKVVYNQLSSHFEGCNFLSDIRESSQRRGPVYLQKQLLSKFLDSRSVDQIHDVDDGTNVIKRVLCKRKVLIVLDDVDDKEQLKSLAEKGNWFGSGSRIIVTTRNRSVLMAEGEVIGEVLAKKPTKTSTYEVQEMEFEHALMLFSRHAFRRDSPPYHYASLSKNVVSTLGKLPLALEVTGSFLSGKSKALWVDTCKKLQKAPPMEVQRTLMITYERLDDAQKQVFLDIACFFVNKNRTYPFYMWDECGYYPHNAIEALFLMSLIKIKDDNTFWMHDQVRDLGREIVHQENFKNPCKRSRVWNHEEALNILKRKEGSEEIEALSLGYRGDVVTQDEVANLRNLRFFEGNGVFLAGDFNNLLSRLTWLSWRCCPYEFVATNFHLPNLVILDVSCSDISEKWIGWNHIRATSKLKVLDLSYCNYLMRTPDLSMLVSLERLILEGCCNLVEIDASIGKLEHLTDLNLKGCDSLEKLPEEIGCLQALIEIVMPNTLRRLPETFGNLRSLLTFDMSHSRISKLPCSIGGLVKLRRLNLSECTKIKELPDSIGELQSLVELDLSSTSLDHLPDSIGNLKQLKVLRINRIRGITRLPSAIGLMEILEELDASGCGNLTGEIPEEIGSLSCLRILDLSSTKISGLPNSIGKLKQLKVLRINNLVGITRLPSAIWLMEKLEELHASRCYFMRGIYELPTTVSGLSNLQILNLESCPGGEQLPELPPNLFDVGISWYILGGVGGHPYAAVHEKDVRLTEIEKAKEAQSRRMSKAKERGRSTGNLRRSGGFTIAGGCPTVTVIEDVVITDIRCFLDSTTLRIFELVTLNPTPMKVRQGFES